The following coding sequences are from one Humulus lupulus chromosome X, drHumLupu1.1, whole genome shotgun sequence window:
- the LOC133803475 gene encoding probable small nuclear ribonucleoprotein G — MSRSGQPPDLKKYMDKKLQIKLNGNRMVVGTLRGFDQFMNLVVDNTVEVNGDERNDIGMVVIRGNSVVTVEALEPVTRTQ; from the exons ATGAGTAGGTCAGGGCAGCCACCGGATCTTAAGAA ATACATGGACAAGAAGCTTCAAA TCAAGTTGAATGGCAATCGCATGGTTGTTGGGACTCTTAGGGGATTCGATCAGTTCATGAATCTAGTGGTTGACAACACTGTGGAAGTAAATGGAGATGAGAGGAATGATATAGGCATGGTG GTTATTAGGGGAAATAGTGTGGTTACTGTTGAAGCTCTTGAACCTGTTACCAGAACACAGTGA